GGTGGTCGACTCGAGCACCTTGCGCGCGCCGGCCGCGTCGACCGCGCCCGGCATCTGCACCAGGATTCGTCCCGACCCCTGCGGCGCGATCACCGGCTCGCGAACGCCCAGACCGTCGACGCGCTTGCGCAGCACCTCGAGCGCCTGCAGCACCCCGCGGTCGACGACCTCCTTGTTCCAGCGCGCGTCGAGCCGGAGCAGCAGCGCGTCGCCCTGCTCCTCGACGTCGACGATCTCGATGTTCTCCTCGACGAGCTTGCGCAGGCCCGGGAGATCTCCGCGCAGCTCGAGCGCCGCGTTCGCCACCTGCGCGCCGGCCAGGGTGACCTTCCCCTCCTCGGCCAGCGTCTCGAGATTCCCCTTGAGCTTGGCGAGCTCCTGGGCGATCGCGGTCTGGTCGTCGATCCGCAGCAGCCAGTGGATTCCCCCCTGCAGATCGAGGCCGAGCGCGACGCCCTCGCTGCGCAGCCACCAGCGCCCCTCGCGCGCCTGCGTCGGAAAGAAGCTCGGCAGCGCGAACCACGCCATCAGCGCGGTCGTGACCGCGATCAGAATCCAGCGGGCGCGCAGGCTCAAGACTTCTCTCCCTCGGCCTTCACGGGAATGCGGGTCGCGATCGCCGCGCGCGAGAGCTTCACCTTCACGTTCGGAGCGATCTCGACGGTGATCACGTCTTCGGCGAGCCCGGTCACTCGGCCGTGCAGGCCGCCGGTGGTGATGACCCCATCGCCCTTCTCGACCTGCGCGAGCATCGCCTTGTGCTCCTTGTCCTTGCGCTGCTGCGGGCGGATCAGGAGCGCCCACATCAGCAGCAGCATCGCGACCAGGAAGAAGATCGGGCTGCCGAAGATTCCGCCCGCGCCGCCGCCGTCCGCCTGTGCGCGCAGGGGCGCGGCGGGGACTTCGATCTGTGCCTGTGTGTTCAACGCGTCGCGCTCCAGTTTCCGGCCACCGAACCTGGCGCGCCAACGCGCCGGAGCCTCGTGCCCGGGTAGTAATGTGCCAGAATTCCGCGGTAGCTTTGGCCCTGGCGGGCGAGCTCGCTCGCGCCCCACTGGCAGAGTCCCACGCCGTGGCCGGATCCGCTGCCCAGGAATCGCACCCGGTCGCCGTCGATCCGCGCGTCGAACTTCGCGCTGCGCAGCGCGCGGCCGCCGAGCACCTCGCGAAGGTCGCGTCCCGAGAGCGCGAGCGCGCCGATCCGGAGCGCGAGCACGCGGCCGGAGCGGCTGACGTCGGCGATCCGCACGTCGCGCACGTTGCCCGGTGCGTAGCCCGCCTCGCGAAGCGCGTCCGAGAGATCGGCGAGCGTGATCTCGTAGCTCCAGAAGTAGTCGGGCGCCGAGTCGTCGGGCGAGCTCACGCTGCGCAGGTAGGCGACGTCCTCGCCCCAGACCTCCGCGGCCGACGCCGTGGCTCCGCCCGACGAGGAGTGGAAGGCCGCCAGGATCGGCTCACCGGCGAAGATCAGCACCTGATCCCGAGTCGCGCGTGTCGCCAGGCGGGCACTCTCCGGCACCGATCCGACCGCATAGCGCTGCGAGATCACGGATCCCTCGAGCTCGAAGCGCTCGCCCACCCGCCGCGCGCGTTCGTGGAGCGCGTACGACCGGGCGACGACGGCTTGCGCCTTCAGCGCCTCGGCCGGCCAGATCGCGGGCGTCTCGCTGGCAACGCTGCTCGCGACGTAGGTCTCGAGCTCGACCACGTTCACCACGTCGAGACCCTCGCCGGCCGCGGGAAGGATCCGCAGCCGACCCGGCAGCGGCCGCCCGTCGAGTCGAAGTCCGCCGCGCGCGGAGAGGGTGACGGGGCCGCGATGGCTGCGCTTGCCGATCCAGACCTGCCCGCCGCGCGCGCTGGCGCGCAGGCTCTCGGCGGCGACCGGGCGGCCGTCGATCTCGAGCCCCTGGCCCGTCACGGTGACGGTCGGCCTGGCGCTGGCGATCCGCACGCGCAGAAGCTCCTCCGCGGCCGCGGGTAGCGCGCCGAGACAGAGCGCGAGCGCTGCTGCGAGGACTCGCCGTGCGCCCAAGGTCCTCCCCCACCGGATGCCGGCCGCAGGTATCGCAAAAGCCCCCTGTTCCGTCAATCAATTCGCGGAGATCGCCCGCGAATCGCCGCGCCGCTAGTAGCGGTAGTGATCGGGCTTGTACGGGCCCTCGGGCGAGATCCCCAGGTAGCCGGCCTGCTCGGGGGTGAGCTTGGTCAGCTTCACGCCGAGGTGGTCGAGGTGCAGCCGCGCGACCTCCTCGTCGAGGTGCTTGGGCAGCACGTAGACCTTGCGCTCGTACTTCCCGTTGGCGGCCCAGAGCTCGAGCTGCGCGAGAACCTGGTTCGTGAACGAGGCCGACATGACGAAGCTCGGGTGGCCGGTCGCGCAGCCGAGGTTCAAGAGCCGCCCCTCGGCCAGGATCAGCACGCTGTGCCCGTCGGCGAAGACGAACTCGTCGTACTGCGGCTTGATCGGGATGCGGCGCACGCCCTCGGCGGCGCGAAGCGCGGCCATGTCGATCTCGTTGTCGAAGTGGCCGATGTTCCCGACGATCGCCTTGTCCTTCATCCGCGCCATGTGGTCGACCGTGATGATCGAGTAGCAGCCGGTGGCGGTGATGAAGATGTCGGCGGTCTCGACCACCTCGTCCAGCGTCGCGACCTGGAAGCCCTCCATCGCCGCCTGCAGCGCGCAGATCGGGTCGACCTCGGTCACGATCACACGGCAGCCCTGTCCGCGCAGCGCCTGTGCGCAGCCCTTGCCGACCTCGCCGTAGCCGCAGACCACCGCGACCTTGCCGCCGAGCATCACGTCGGTCGCGCGCGCCAGGCCGTCGGGAAGCGAGTGACGGCAGCCGTAGACGTTGTCGAACTTCGACTTCGTGACGGAGTCGTTCACGTTGATCGCGGGGAAGAGCAGCGAGCCGTCCTTCTCCATCTGGTAGAGCCGGTGTACGCCGGTGGTGGTCT
The Deltaproteobacteria bacterium genome window above contains:
- a CDS encoding SpoIID/LytB domain-containing protein, with translation MTEQGAFAIPAAGIRWGRTLGARRVLAAALALCLGALPAAAEELLRVRIASARPTVTVTGQGLEIDGRPVAAESLRASARGGQVWIGKRSHRGPVTLSARGGLRLDGRPLPGRLRILPAAGEGLDVVNVVELETYVASSVASETPAIWPAEALKAQAVVARSYALHERARRVGERFELEGSVISQRYAVGSVPESARLATRATRDQVLIFAGEPILAAFHSSSGGATASAAEVWGEDVAYLRSVSSPDDSAPDYFWSYEITLADLSDALREAGYAPGNVRDVRIADVSRSGRVLALRIGALALSGRDLREVLGGRALRSAKFDARIDGDRVRFLGSGSGHGVGLCQWGASELARQGQSYRGILAHYYPGTRLRRVGAPGSVAGNWSATR
- the yajC gene encoding preprotein translocase subunit YajC, with the protein product MLLLMWALLIRPQQRKDKEHKAMLAQVEKGDGVITTGGLHGRVTGLAEDVITVEIAPNVKVKLSRAAIATRIPVKAEGEKS
- a CDS encoding adenosylhomocysteinase, yielding MDQSDRYKVADLGLAEWGRKEIRLAEHEMPGLMTLRARYAPSQPLRGARIMGSLHMTVQTAVLIETLTALGAEVRWASCNIFSTQDHAAAAVAIGPTGTVDAPKGVAVFAWKGETLEEYWWCTREALRFAGGLGPNMIVDDGGDATMLIHKGVEYEKAGRVPEYRRGVDSEEWGVVLGLLKSELAASKGVYTAMAKDVVGVSEETTTGVHRLYQMEKDGSLLFPAINVNDSVTKSKFDNVYGCRHSLPDGLARATDVMLGGKVAVVCGYGEVGKGCAQALRGQGCRVIVTEVDPICALQAAMEGFQVATLDEVVETADIFITATGCYSIITVDHMARMKDKAIVGNIGHFDNEIDMAALRAAEGVRRIPIKPQYDEFVFADGHSVLILAEGRLLNLGCATGHPSFVMSASFTNQVLAQLELWAANGKYERKVYVLPKHLDEEVARLHLDHLGVKLTKLTPEQAGYLGISPEGPYKPDHYRY